Proteins encoded in a region of the Flavobacteriaceae bacterium HL-DH10 genome:
- a CDS encoding PorP/SprF family type IX secretion system membrane protein, producing the protein MKIKISILIIISCFCLKINAQDPIFTQYFQVPETINPGFSGFEDATYLGLIHRTQWPSLNLRVDTEYVFFNTWVENIGGIGVSILNQHENNTNYNHLQGNINYSYHVKLANDWFFRPAIEVGFGTKSFNFRGLVLSDQININNGTISSNTSDPYALNANRNIAFLDFTAGFVFDKKNTRNDTDLWLGATIKHLNKPNISFVENGNVPLDIFYSLHANYKFPYFDKNDMLISANYMQQGDFNRLDIGTTIKLEKLMLGATAVTNPAKNDTNSHLLTSINAFVGLEFEQLRFGFSYDMNTTNIGRTNGVYELSITYLADCLICRNPSNTERRK; encoded by the coding sequence ATGAAAATTAAAATATCAATTCTAATCATTATAAGCTGCTTTTGTTTAAAAATAAACGCTCAAGACCCTATTTTTACACAATATTTTCAAGTACCAGAAACTATAAATCCTGGTTTTTCTGGTTTTGAAGATGCTACATATTTAGGTTTAATTCACAGAACACAATGGCCTAGTCTAAATTTAAGAGTAGATACTGAATATGTTTTTTTTAATACATGGGTTGAAAATATTGGAGGTATAGGTGTTAGTATTTTAAATCAGCACGAAAACAACACCAATTACAACCATTTACAAGGAAACATAAACTATTCATATCATGTGAAACTTGCAAACGATTGGTTTTTTAGACCTGCTATTGAAGTCGGTTTTGGCACAAAATCATTTAATTTTAGAGGTTTAGTTTTATCAGACCAAATAAATATTAACAACGGAACCATAAGTTCAAACACATCAGACCCCTATGCTTTAAATGCTAATAGAAATATTGCTTTTCTAGACTTTACTGCTGGCTTTGTTTTCGATAAAAAAAACACTCGAAACGACACCGATTTGTGGTTAGGCGCTACCATTAAACATTTAAACAAACCCAATATTTCATTTGTAGAAAATGGTAATGTACCCTTAGATATTTTTTATTCACTACATGCCAATTATAAATTTCCTTATTTTGATAAAAACGATATGCTTATCTCTGCTAATTATATGCAACAAGGTGATTTTAATAGACTAGATATTGGTACTACTATAAAGTTAGAAAAATTAATGTTAGGCGCTACAGCTGTTACAAATCCTGCTAAAAACGACACTAATAGTCATTTACTAACATCTATAAATGCTTTTGTAGGCTTAGAATTCGAACAATTACGTTTTGGGTTTTCATACGATATGAATACAACTAATATTGGCAGAACCAATGGTGTTTACGAACTTTCCATCACCTATTTAGCAGATTGCTTAATTTGTAGAAACCCATCGAATACGGAACGAAGAAAGTAA